The Coffea arabica cultivar ET-39 chromosome 3c, Coffea Arabica ET-39 HiFi, whole genome shotgun sequence genome contains a region encoding:
- the LOC113734395 gene encoding PHD finger protein ING1-like, which yields MSFIDDFQANLEVLPNILQKKYALLRDLDKSLHEIQRQNEQRCGQEIEDMKNRIKDGGVTPDSSFMKFSDEALDEQKHAIRIADEKIALALQAYDLVDAHIQQLDQYLKKLDEEIRREGDTVASTGSAAPAVDNNVKSGKAGESSRGRKKTRLATATAAAAAAAAAAAAAATTTSTNPTGVELDLPVDPNEPTYCICNQVSYGEMVACDNPGCKIEWFHYGCVGLREPPKGNWYCPDCVGTQRRRKGKS from the exons ATGTCTTTCATAGATGATTTTCAAGCTA ATTTAGAGGTGCTGCCGAATATTTTACAGAAGAAGTATGCATTGTTGCGGGATTTGGATAAAAGTTTACATg AAATCCAAAGACAGAATGAACAGCGTTGCGGACAGGAAATCGAGGATATGAAGAATCGTATTAAGGATGGTGGTGTTACGCCTGATTCTTCATTTATGAAATTTTCAGATGAGGCACTTGATGAGCAAAAGCATGCCATCAGGATTGCTGATGAGAAAATTGCATTAGCTCTGCAGGCATATGACTTG GTAGATGCCCATATTCAACAGCTTGACCAATACTTGAAAAAACTCGATGAAGAGATTCGTCGTG AAGGAGATACTGTGGCTTCAACTGGATCTGCTGCTCCAGCTGTTGATAACAATGTGAAATCTGGAAAAGCTGGTGAAAGTAGTAGAGGGCGTAAAAA GACCCGCCTTGCTACTGCAACAGCAGCCGCTGCCGCCGCAGCAGCAGCAGCTGCAGCTGCAGCCACAACAACATCAACAAATCCTACAGGTGTGGAGTTGGATCTACCAGTAGATCCCAATGAACCAACATATTGCATCTGCAACCAAGTTAGCTATGGAGAAATGGTTGCATGCGATAACCCTGGT TGCAAGATAGAATGGTTCCATTATGGCTGCGTTGGTCTCAGAGAGCCGCCCAAAGGGAATTGGTACTGTCCAGATTGTGTTGGAACACAAAGGCGTCGCAAAGGCAAATCATAG